A genomic region of Lysinibacillus sp. 2017 contains the following coding sequences:
- a CDS encoding acetyl-CoA carboxylase carboxyltransferase subunit alpha has translation MSKLMAFEEPVVKLREKIDELKSIAVEADVDMSGEIEKLETRLQQLEQNIYDNMEPWDRVQVARHPERPTTLDYIEHIFDDFIELHGDRTFKDDAAIVGGIASLNGQAVTIIGHQRGKSTKENIRRNFGMPHPEGYRKALRLMMQAQKFNRPIICFIDTKGAYPGKAAEERGQSEAIARNLFEMAGLRVPVISIVIGEGGSGGALALGVANKILMLENATYSVISPEGAASILWKDASYAKQAAEAMKITAPDLKRLEIIDGIIPEVAGGAHKNIEKQVITMKECIEDTLRELNSLTAEQLIENRYTKFKMIGQYSEE, from the coding sequence ATGTCTAAATTAATGGCGTTTGAAGAACCTGTTGTAAAACTACGAGAAAAAATTGATGAATTAAAATCGATTGCTGTTGAGGCAGATGTTGATATGAGCGGTGAAATCGAAAAGCTTGAAACACGCTTGCAGCAATTAGAACAAAATATTTACGATAATATGGAGCCCTGGGACCGTGTACAAGTAGCACGTCATCCAGAACGTCCAACGACACTTGATTATATTGAACATATTTTCGATGATTTTATCGAATTGCACGGAGATCGTACATTTAAAGATGATGCTGCGATTGTAGGCGGAATTGCTTCATTAAATGGCCAAGCAGTGACTATTATTGGGCATCAACGCGGAAAGTCAACGAAGGAAAATATTCGTCGTAACTTCGGTATGCCACATCCAGAAGGCTATCGTAAAGCATTACGTTTAATGATGCAGGCACAAAAATTTAATCGTCCAATTATTTGCTTTATTGACACGAAGGGGGCCTATCCAGGTAAAGCAGCAGAAGAGCGTGGTCAAAGCGAAGCGATTGCACGAAACTTGTTTGAAATGGCTGGTTTAAGGGTACCTGTAATTAGTATTGTCATCGGTGAAGGTGGTAGTGGTGGTGCACTTGCTTTAGGGGTTGCCAATAAAATCTTAATGTTAGAAAATGCCACTTACTCAGTTATCTCACCAGAAGGCGCAGCGTCGATTTTATGGAAAGATGCAAGCTATGCGAAGCAAGCTGCTGAAGCAATGAAAATTACTGCACCTGATTTAAAACGATTAGAAATTATTGATGGGATTATTCCAGAAGTTGCGGGTGGCGCGCATAAAAATATTGAAAAACAAGTGATAACGATGAAGGAATGTATTGAAGATACATTACGTGAATTAAATTCATTAACGGCAGAACAATTAATCGAAAATCGTTATACAAAATTTAAAATGATTGGGCAATATTCTGAAGAGTAG
- a CDS encoding FadR/GntR family transcriptional regulator, translating into MEEKATKKVFLQIVNQLRELITEQNIQEGEKLPSERVLSEQLQVGRSSVREALRSLELLGLIETKHGGGTYLASMKHHQFVEIVGSFILQDAKSIADVQATRKMYEQEAIRQISRNKTLRVLPIWESFFVKVELEQSLKREDILRECIIVSGNRLAFKIWLQLLAFSTAELQREIQSTEKIHVEMMLTSIQMGYEYEAIEAYDKWMEIISE; encoded by the coding sequence GTGGAGGAGAAGGCAACCAAAAAAGTATTTTTACAAATTGTTAATCAGCTTAGGGAATTAATTACGGAACAAAATATACAAGAAGGGGAAAAGCTCCCTTCTGAACGCGTACTAAGTGAACAGCTTCAAGTGGGAAGGTCTTCTGTACGCGAGGCACTACGAAGTTTAGAACTATTAGGATTAATTGAGACGAAGCATGGTGGGGGAACATATTTGGCAAGTATGAAGCATCATCAATTCGTTGAAATCGTCGGTTCGTTCATTTTACAAGATGCAAAATCGATAGCAGATGTACAGGCAACGAGAAAAATGTATGAACAAGAAGCGATTCGTCAAATTAGTCGAAATAAAACATTGCGAGTTTTACCGATTTGGGAAAGCTTTTTTGTAAAAGTAGAGCTTGAACAATCTTTAAAAAGGGAAGATATTTTAAGGGAATGTATCATTGTTTCAGGAAATCGTTTAGCATTTAAAATTTGGTTGCAATTACTAGCTTTTAGTACTGCTGAATTGCAACGAGAAATTCAATCAACAGAAAAAATTCATGTAGAAATGATGCTTACATCGATACAAATGGGTTATGAATATGAGGCGATTGAAGCCTATGATAAATGGATGGAAATAATTAGTGAGTAA
- the accD gene encoding acetyl-CoA carboxylase, carboxyltransferase subunit beta gives MAIRDLFSINRKKNTASFANNADEKTFPEGIVTKCPKCKTIHVTKEIEKNLKVCLKCQYHFTLTAKERISCFLDKDSFTSMDDHLQTINPLNFPAYIEKVNADKLKTGLNEAVLTGVGTLKGMQVVAAVMDSHFRMGSMGSVVGEKITRAVEKATELRVPFIIFTASGGARMQEGVLSLMQMAKTSVALKRHSEEGLLYISIMTHPTTGGVSASFASIGDYNIAEPQSLIGFAGRRVIEQTVREKLPDDFQTAEFLLDHGQLDAIFSRLEMREKIATIVKLHVQGGVSHV, from the coding sequence ATGGCTATTCGTGATTTATTTTCAATTAATCGAAAAAAAAATACAGCAAGTTTTGCAAATAATGCAGATGAGAAAACATTTCCAGAAGGCATTGTAACGAAATGTCCAAAATGTAAAACGATTCATGTGACAAAAGAAATCGAGAAAAATTTAAAAGTATGTCTTAAATGCCAATATCATTTTACGCTGACGGCCAAAGAACGTATTAGCTGCTTTTTAGATAAAGATTCGTTTACATCAATGGATGATCATTTACAAACAATAAATCCATTAAATTTCCCAGCTTATATTGAAAAAGTGAATGCAGATAAATTAAAAACAGGATTGAACGAGGCCGTGTTAACAGGCGTGGGTACATTAAAAGGGATGCAAGTAGTCGCTGCAGTTATGGATTCGCATTTCCGAATGGGATCAATGGGTTCAGTCGTCGGTGAAAAAATAACGCGTGCTGTAGAAAAAGCAACGGAACTGCGCGTACCTTTTATCATATTCACGGCAAGTGGTGGAGCACGTATGCAAGAAGGCGTCTTGTCTCTTATGCAGATGGCAAAAACGAGTGTTGCGTTAAAACGACATAGTGAAGAAGGTTTACTGTACATTTCCATCATGACACATCCAACAACTGGTGGTGTTTCAGCAAGCTTTGCATCGATTGGTGATTATAATATCGCAGAGCCACAAAGTTTAATCGGTTTTGCAGGACGACGCGTAATTGAACAAACCGTTCGAGAAAAATTACCAGATGATTTCCAAACGGCGGAGTTTTTATTAGATCATGGTCAACTCGATGCGATATTTAGTCGTTTAGAAATGCGTGAAAAAATCGCAACGATTGTGAAGCTACATGTACAAGGAGGCGTGTCACATGTCTAA